The DNA segment TTAGCGGCCTGGGTGCCGACTACGCCGCCCCCCAAAACCAATACCTTAGCCGGCAGCACGCCAGGGACCCCGCCCAGCAACATGCCACGGCCGCCGTACAGTTTCTCCAGGTAGTGAGCGCCTTCTTGTACCGCCAGCCGGCCTGCCACCTCCGACATCGGTGTCAGCAACGGCAATTCGCCGTTGGCCAATTGGACCGTCTCATAGGCGATGCAGGTCGCGCCGGAGGCAAGATGCGCTTCGGTCAATTCGCGATCGGCAGCGAAGTGAAAATAGGTGAATACGGTTTGGCCTTTGCGCAACAGCGGCCATTCGGTTTTTATCGGTTCCTTGACCTTGACGATCATGTCGGCTTCGGCCCAAACCGTTTCGGCGCTGTCGGCCAAGCCGGCACCGGCAGCTTGATATTGTTCGTCGGTGAAGCCGGCACCCACACCGGCGCCGCGCTGCAAGGTCACGCTATGGCCAGCGGCTACCAAGGCCGCTACTCCGGAAGGTACCAGCGACACGCGGTTTTCGTTGGGTTTGATTTCCTTCGGAATCCCGATTTTCATATTCACCTCATGGGTTGTTGACCAGCGTTGTTTGGATAATAGCAATAAATGGACCCAGACGAAGTCGCCGAGTTTCAAGAACTTGCGAACCCTTCGCCGGAAGTCGGGAGGCAATTGTCGGGTTTTACTGTCGTTTTGGCGTAAACCCTTCACCTTATGGGGTGAAGGACTAAAAACTGACTAAGCTTAAGCGGTTAGTTTCAGCTTAGAGGATGTCATGAACCACACCCAAAACATTCTGATCGGCCACTTGACCGAAGTGAGAGGCGACGGCATGGATGCGCGCATCATCGAAGAACATTCGACCGCGGCGCCGATCATTCGGCTAGGCGACGAGGAAATTCTGGCCGGCCATATCGGATCTTACGTCGTGATTCGGCAGTCGCATATCGGCGTGTTGGCGTTGGTGTTCAAAATGTGGGAACGCGACCGTTTCGATAGTGCCGGGAACCGGGCTACAGATCGTTTCATTGCATTGATTCCGGTCGGGGAGTTGACCGAAAACAATGTGTTCATTCGCGGTGTGCGCCATTATCCAACGCCCGGTGCCGCGGTCTATGCCGTTGGGCTGAGCGAGATCAATGCGATTTTTTCCAAATTTCGCGATTACCAGTTTTTTATCGGTCAGTTGGCCAGCCACAAGGATTACCACCTGAGCTTGGACCCGCGGGCCTTGTTCGGCCGACATTTTGCGATCATCGGCCAGTCCGGTTCGGGTAAATCGTGGACCGTCACCAGTTTGATCCAGCACACGATGAAAGCCATGCCGAAAACGCACATGGTCATGTTGGATTTGCACGGCGAATATTGCTGGAAGCGTCCCGACGGCAGCATCGAATCGGCGTTTCCGGCCGATCAGGTCAATTATGTCGACGCGTTGGACATGGAGATGCCTTACTGGATGATGAGCTACGCCGAGTTGGTCGATTTGTTCATCGACCGCGACGACAACGGCGCTTCGATGCAGATGGCGTTTATGCGCGAAATTCTGCAGCAATTGAAACGTAAGGAAGCCAAGGCGATTGGCTTGGCTTCGGTGACGATAGACACGCCGATCTATTTTTCGTTGGCGGAAATGTATATGCAATTCAAAGCGGCCAACGAGGAGCGCAAAGACTTCGGTAAAACCAAAGGGGCGTTGTTCGGTCAGTTCGACGAATTTTTGGTCAGGATGCAAAGCCGGTTCAACGACGTGCGCTACGATTTTTTGTTGAAACCGAAAAAGCGTAATTCGTCGGACAGCATGGCCGGCTTGTTGCGTCAGTTTGTTGGCCTTGGCGACAAAAAAGCCAATATTACCGTGGTCGACCTTAGTTCGGTGCCGACCGACGTCCGGCCGGCCGTGTCGGCCCAGGTCGGCCGCTTGGCTTACGAATTTAACTATTGGAACCCGAGCCGCCGCGAATTTCCGATCACGTTGATTTGCGAGGAGGCGCACGCCTATATCCCGCGCGAAAAAAACGGTCAGTTCGACGGCACCCGCAAAATGATGGAACGGATTGCGAAGGAAGGACGCAAATACGGTGTCTCTATCGGCGTGGTCAGTCAGCGGCCGACCGAACTTTCAGAAACGATGCTGGCGCAATGCAGCTCGTTTATTTGTTTACGCACCACCAACCCTGACGACCAGCAATATATCCGGGGTTTGGTACCGGAAGCAGAGGGCGATCTGGCGGATATTTTGAGCTCTTTGGGCCGCGGTGAGGCGTTGGTGTTGGGCGAGGCAGCGCCGTTACCGACCAGGGTGCAGATTTATCGGCCCAGCCCCGAACCGAAAAGTAACGATGTCGATTACTACACTAGCTGGCGCGAAGGCCCCGAGGATTTGGATGTGGAAGGCATCGTTCACAATTGGCGGACCCAGAACCGGAATTAATCGGTTAGTCGATGGGCTGCCGGTACCTAACGTTTGAAGCCGGCCCTGGTGTGCGCGGGTTAAGCGCGTGCCCGCCCGCGTATTACCGGGGCAGTCATGCGTCAGGCTGGTAAGCGCTCACTCGGCTGAGCGATGCGGGACGTGGTTCCGCATCGCCGCTCCATCGCCACAGTCTCCAATCCGACTACCGCCTCACCTACCAAAATTAGGCAGCGAAATAGCCTGTCTATGCAATTTCAAGCCGCGCCAAACCCATCGGGCAATTACCTTTTAGGCGAACGATAACCCGCTCATAACTCCCGGCCAAAATGCGGACTGTTTTTTGCAACCGTGAATTACATCACTATCTTTTTTCAAAATATAAGTACTAGCTCGAGTTTTTGCCGTTAAAACGCTGCCAAAAACGGAAAAAATCAAATGATGGCGAGATTAAAATAAAATTAAAAAAAGAGACGTGCGCCGCAAAAAAATCAATGAATTCAATTTATAAGACGAATCTTTTAAAGTTATACTGCGTCACGCCGTTAAGGTAAGTGTCCGTTATGAGTCTTTCGGAATAAAGCACTAGCGGCACTTGGAGCCTCTGGTTTTCATGCTTCGTATCAAGAGAGAAGAGGCGGGTACCGCCCATGGCATCTTGAGGTTTATAAAGGAAGATCGCTTATCCGGCTGGATAATAAAAAATAATTGAATCGGCAAGCCAAATACCTGGGAGATTAAATATGATGGAAGAAACTTTAGATGTAATAAAAGATATGGATATTCCAGACTTTATTTCTTTTGAGGATGTGGAGGACGATGTAGTTGAAGTCGATCCTAATGAAAATTTCAAATTAACTGAAATAGAAAGCGGTGATTCGCAAAGTGATAGCGGTTTCGATGCTACTCGCGCTTACTTGAACGAGCTCAGTAAGTCCCAGTTATTAACGGCCGATGAGGAAAAGATATACGGAAAACGCACGCAGCAAGGGGATCCACAAGCGCGAAAAATCATGATCGAAAGCAATTTGCGTTTGGTCGTCAAAATTTCTCGCCGCTATTTGAATCGAGGCTTGCCTTTGCTCGATTTGATTGAGGAAGGTAACCTGGGTTTGATCAGAGCCGTGGAAAAATTCGATCCGGACCGCGGCTTCCGCTTTTCCACTTATGCTACTTGGTGGATTCGACAAACCATAGAGCGTGCGATTATGAACCAGACGCGGACTATCCGCTTGCCGATTCATATCGTCAAAGAAATGAATATTTATTTGAAAGCGCAAAGGAATCTGGCGCAACAGCTGGACCATGAGCCGACAGTTGATGAAATCGCTAAACATTTGGATAAGCCGGCGAAAACTGTCAGTAAAATGCTGAAACTGAATGAACGAGTTACTTCGGTAGATGTGTCTTTCGGAAAAGATTTCGACAAGCCCTTATTGGAAACCATTTCCGAAGAAGAGAGCCGTAACCCGGCGGAAATTTTGCAGGACAACTTTATCCAAAATAACGTCACATATTGGGTATATCAACTGGCCGAGAAACAACGCGAGGTGATTTGTCGGCGTTACGGACTATGTGGTTTCGAAAATGCGACCTTGGAACAAGTGGCTCTGGAATTGGGCGTCACTCGGGAGCGGGTGCGGCAAATTCAGATGGATGGTCTCAAACGTTTGAAGGAAATCTTGGAAACCAGCGGTTATTCCTTTGAATCCATCTTTAGTTAACTAGTGTGATTATCTTCAACCGGTCCCACTGCCGCAGTGGGATCCGGTTCGAGCGAGTTGTTGTCTGGGTGTCCATTTTCGCAATTTGCTTTTATTGGTAGAGCGGCAAATCATCCAGTCTTTTGTCGATTTCCGAAATAACTTCCTGGTAACGTTTGCTGCCTACGCGTTCAAAACGTTGCTTAAAATCCATTTCGTCCATATGCTCCGGCAGGTCTTGTACCTCGGGGATAATGGCCGAATAGTCTTTGGTCTCCGCCATTAATTTTTGCAGTAGCCTGGCTTTGGTCTGGGAGGCGATAGCCATCCGGCCGAAACGGCTCCCGGCCATATCGGCGGACAAGTCGATGAAACTGAAGCCGCTGCCTTGCCGGGCGTCGCCCAATTCCTTGTCCACGCCCATTCTTTCGCCCAATAACGACGCATCCACTGCCGCCAACAAGGCCGAAGCGATGAAATGTTGCGGAATATCGACGCGCTTGTAGGCGAAGACCGGGTATTCCTTGCTGTATACCAAACCCACGGGCAAAAATCGGCGTAAGTCGCGCTTGTAGATGTAACTGGCCACAGCGATGATGATGGCGCGGTTTTCCTGGATGGCATCGGCTTCGGGGGTGTTTTGGTAAGCGGTTGCGAATAAAGGTTGCAGTAATTCGATCAAGGACAGGCGCCAGTCCGGATCGTGTCGATTGACGATATCGTTGATTTGTTGTTGATACAGATGCAGGTTGGGATACTCGGCGTGTTTTCGAATCACCAACTGTTTGGCGGCGTCCGCTATTGAGCCCAAATAACTGATCTCCAGTGTTTGTGGGCCGATTTGCACATTTTTGACATACTGGGTCAGAACTTGCCAGTAGTCGTTTAGCGGCGTATGGGTGACCAAGGCTGGAATCAATAGGTTTGCCGCCGGATCCGGAATCGAAATTTCGCCGACTTTGAACGACTTTAACCGAATACTATCGTTTAGTTGCCGCACGCTGAAACTGAAATCAAGGTAGTGCCCGAACAAGGTTTCCGGCACGAATACTGCGATTTGGCAGTCTATTCGATCCTGGCCGAAATGGACTTGGGTGGTATTTTCGACGAAATGGTCCAGCAAATAGCTGGTGGCAATATTCAAATCCTTTTGATCCAAATTGACGGTTTTCAGTTGACTCCGCTCTTCGGGACGTACTTGCAGCAATTGTTTGGCGCGTTGGATGTCGTCGCGGGTCAGTCCCTGATTCAAGCTGGGCAACGGCGAGTCGTCGATCGCGAATAGCAACAGTACTGCCAATAGCGCCGCGGTCGAGAACAGCGCGAATAACAAAGCCTTCAGCATTGATCGATGATCAACTCGAAATTGGCGTCTTCCAGGTAATGCATTTCTTTTTTCAAGTCGGCGTAGGTCAGCGGTGCCTGTTCCAGCCAGCCTTCCGGAAACGCGAGTTTGATGGTATTGCCGTCGATATCGATTTTGAAGTCGGCACGTTGGCTGTGGCGGTTTCGGTGGAGTACCGTCGCCAAGCGAAACACGATGGCCATAATCGGAGCATTTTGCCGCCAGGGATGAGGCAAGTCGGCGAAGCGCTCGAGACGCAGCTTTTTGCGGTGGCTGCGTACCAACTTCGACAGCAGCAATTGATCTTGCTTGGAGAATCCGGCCAGATCGCCGTTCTCCAGGATGTATGCACTGTGTTTGTGGTAATGACTGTGCGCGATTTCGAAGCCGATTTCGTGCAGCTCTGCCGCCCACACCAGAAATTGCAGGCTGGCCGGATTGTCTTGAAAGCAGGGGTGTGATTCTAATTGCCGCACAATGTAACGCAGGGTATCTTGCAGTTGCTCGCTATGGCGTTGATCGGTGTGGTAGCGGGCGGCAATCAGTTTACTGGTCTGCGAACGAATATCGTCGTTATAGATGCGGCCCAACAGGTCGTAAACCAAGCCCTCGCGCAGCGCGCCGTCGGACACCGTCATTTGTTCGATATGCAAGGTCTTGAACGTCGCATAGACGATTGCGACCGCGCCGATAAAGACCGGGCGGCGCTCCAGGCTCAATGCCGGGAAATTGATCTGCTCCACTTTATCCAGCTTCAACAATTGCGCAACCAGTTGCTCCATGCCGGCCAGCGTAATGCCGTTGTTGCTCCAGCCCGAGGTTTGCAGCACGTTGCTGATCGCCTTCAAACTGCCGGAGGCGCCGATCGCTTCATCCCAGTTTTGGGAATGGAAGGTGTTTTGGAAGGGTTCCAAATGCTGTTCGGCAAACAGCGTGGCTTTGCGGAACGCTCGCTTGTTGATGTCGCCGTTCTTAAAAAAAAGCTGGCTAACCGTGACGCAACCCATGTTCAGGCTTTCCTTGGTATGGGCGACATCGTTGCGACCGATGATGTATTCCGTGCTGCTACCGCCGATATCCATCACAAAGCGGTTATTGGCGTTGCTGGCCAGACTGTGGGCCACACCTTGGTAGATCAAACGGGCTTCTTCGATGCCGGAAATGATATGAATCGGATGGCCTAAGGCCCGTTCGGCTTTTTTGATGAACTGTTGCGAGTTCTTGGCGATGCGCAAGGTATTGGTACCGACGATGGCCACGCTGTTCGGTGGGAAATTGCGAATGCGTTGGCCGAAGCGTTCCAGGCAAGCCAGTGCCCGTTCTTGCGTAGCCTGATCCAGGTACTTCTGCGAGTCCAGTCCCGCTGCCAGGCGCACCATTTCTTTCAATCGGTCCAGGGTTTGCAGCTTTCCGTCGTGCAAACTGCAAATGATCATGTGGAAACTGTTGGAGCCAAGATCGACCGCGGCGACGCTGGTCGGTATTTGCTGAGGCACGAGTCTGTTCCTGTTCGGACTACGGGGGAAGGCGGAGTCTGATAGAATTCCGCAGCTTAACTGGCGATACCGTTCCCAACTGGCGCCAGCTTTCATCGGCGGCCATTATAACTTAGAGCATGACGGCTTTATCCATTCAAAACTTAAAAAAAACGTATAGCAACGGCTTCGAAGCCTTGAAGGGCGTGGATCTGGAAGTCGAACGCGGTGACTTTTTCGCGTTACTCGGCCCCAACGGCGCCGGCAAATCCACGTTGATCGGCATCATCAGTTCTTTGGTCAATAAAACCAGCGGCAAGGTCAGCATCTTCGACCACGATCTGGACACCGACCCGGTCGCGGCAAAAACCTGCATCGGCGCGGTGCCGCAGGAAATCAACTTCAACCAATTCGAAACCTGTTTCAGCGTGGTTTTCAACCAGGCCGGTTATTACGGGATTCCGCGCAAGTTGGCGATGCAACGCACCGAGCAGTGCTTGCGCCAGGTTGAACTGTGGGATAAGCGCGATACCGTGTCGCGGCGGTTGTCGGGCGGCATGAAACGGCGCTTGATGATCGCGCGGGCGATGGTGCATTCGCCGCGGCTGCTGATTCTGGATGAACCGACCGCCGGAGTCGACATCGAGATCCGGCGTTCGATGTGGGAGATGATGCAGGCGGTAAACAAACAAGGCACGACCATCATCCTGACGACCCACTATCTGGAAGAGGCGGAAAGCCTGTGTCGCAATATTGCGATCATCGACAACGGCCAGATCATCGAGAAATCGGCGATGCATCAATTGCTGGGCCGGATGCATACCGACCATTTCGTGCTGGATGTCGGGCGCAGTCTGAGCGGCGTGCCGGCGATCCCCGGTTACCATATCGAATTGGTCTCGGAACGCAGTCTGGAAGTGGCCGTGCCGAAAAGCCTCGGTTTAAACCGATTGTTTCAGGAGCTCTCCGCCCGGCAGATTGAAGTGTTGAGTCTGCGTAACAAATCCAACCGTCTCGAACAACTTTTCCTGGACTTGGTGCAATGAACTATTCCGTGGCCTTTTCGACCATCTTAATCAAGGAAATTCGCCGCTTCACCCGGATTTGGCCGCAAACCTTGCTGCCGCCGGCCATCACTACGGCGTTGTATTTTCTGATCTTCGGCAAATTGATCGGCGACCGGATCGGCTTGGTGCACGGCGTCCGCTATATGGATTACATCGTGCCCGGCATTATTTTGATGTCGGTGATCAGTCATTCCTATTCGAACGTGGTGTCCTCGTTCTATTCCACCAAGTTTCAGCGCCACATCGAAGAGCTGCTGGTGGCGCCGGTGCCGAATTATGTGATTTTGTCCGGTTACGTTTGCGGCGGCATCGCCCGCGGCGTATTGGTGGGCTTGGTCGTGGCCGGTATTTCGATGGCCTTCACCGACACGGCAATTTTGCATTGGGATATCGCGGCAGCGGTATTCGTGTTGACAGCGACCTTGTTCGCCTTGGCCGGCTTCATCAATGCCGTATTCGCCGACAGTTTCGACGATATTTCCATCATCCCGAACTTCATCCTGACGCCGCTCAGCTATTTGGGCGGCGTGTTTTACTCGGTCGAAATGCTGCCCGGTATCTGGCAGAAGGTTGCTCAGGGCAATCCGATTTTGTACATGATCAACGCCTTTCGTTACGGCATGATCGGCGTCAGCGACGTGCAAATTCAGATTGCGTTTGCGATGACGGCCGGCTTTATTCTGCTGCTGGCCGGCCTGAGCCTGTTTTTACTGCACAAAGGCATCGGCATCAAAAACTGATTTATTCCAAAGGCAACAGCATGTTGCGCAGGCCGGTCGGGTTTTTGATCGCGATAAACCGGTTCTGCACCACGATCAGTTCGTCGTCCTGGAATTTTTTCAGCAGCCGGCTGACGGTTTCCAGCGCCAAGCCGAGATGGTTGCCGATTTCCTGGCGGGTCAACGACAACTTGAATTCGGACGAGGAAAATCCGCGCCGCTTCAAGCGCTCGGACAGGCTGATCAAAAAATAGGCCAGCCGCTCGTCGGCCGGGCGCTTGCTTAGTACCAACTGGTTTTTGTCTTCCAGCATTTTTTCGCCGGTATGGCGAAACAATTCCCTGGTCAGACTCGGCACGTTTTTGAACAAGTCGTCCATGTTGTCGGCCGGCAATATGCAAAAACTCATGGTTTCCAGCGCAATCGCCGCGCAGTTGTGTTTGTCTTCCGATAGGCCGTCGAATCCCAGCAATTCGCCGGGCAGCAAAATATTCAAAATATGTTCGTTGCCGTGGCTGTCGTTGGCCACCAGTTTGGCGCTACCGGACTTGATGGCCAGAATGCCGCGAAAGTTGTCGCCTTCCCGGTAAATGAAGTCGCCGCGTTGCAAGGTTTTGCGGGCTTTTACGACTTGGCTGATGTTGTTGATTTCGCTTTGCGACAAGCCGCGGGGTAAACAAATATTGTCCAAGCCGCAGTTGGCACAATTGACTTGATTTTTAATCGTCACGTTAAACTAAATTTCCGATAAATAAGGTAGCCGCGCCGGTCACAACCGGCTACCGACTCATCCGGAGTCGGTTTCTGGTTTTAAATGTTCAATCCTGTTGATGGTAGGCAATGATGCGTTCGACTTCGTTCTTCGAGCCCAAAATCAACGGCACCCGCTGATGGATGCTATTCGGTTTCAAATCCAAAATCCGTTCCCGGCCGGTGCTGCATAAACCGCCGGCTTGCTCGATGATGAATGCCATCGGATTGGCTTCGTACATCAGACGCAGCTTGCCCGGTTTGCTCGGGTCGCGCAAGTCGTGCGGATATAGAAACACCCCGCCGCGGTTTAATATCCGGTACACCTCGGCCACCAGCGATGCCACCCAGCGCATGTTGAAATTTTTGCCGCGCGGACCGTCTTCGCCGGCCACGCATTCGTCGATATAGCGTTTTACCGGCGGCTCCCAAAAGCGCTGGTTGGACATATTGATGGCAAACTCGCTGCTTTCTTCCGGGATTTTCATGTTGCAATGGGTCAGGATGAACTCGCCGACGTCCTGGTCCAAAGTAAAGCCGTTGACGCCGTTGCCGGTGGTCAGCACCAGCATCGTCGACGGCCCGTACAACACGAAACCGGCGCAGACCTGTTCGGTGCCGCGGCGCAGAAAATCTTCGGTTTCCGGTTCGATGCCTTCGCGGCAACGCAGAATCGAGAAAATGGTGCCGACGGTCATGTTGATGTCGATGTTGGACGAACCGTCCAGCGGGTCGAACAACACCAGGTATTTGCCTTTCGGATATTGCTTCGGAATCTTGATCGGATCGTTGATTTCTTCGGAGGCCATGCCGCCCAAAGAACCGCTCCAATCCAGGGCTTTGACCATGATGTCGTTGGTGATGATGTCCAGTTTTTTCTGGACCTCGCCCTGCACGTTTTCCGATTCGGCGCTGCCTAACACGCCGATCAAGGCTCCGCAGTTCACCCGATGCGAGATTTGTTTGCAGGCGGTGACGATGTTGTTCAGCAACAAGGTAAAAGTTCCCGATGCATCCGGCAGACCGCGCTGCTGTTCGATGATGAACTGGGTAAGGGTGACTTGCTGGTTAGACATGAATCTTTATCTCCAATGGATGAACGGCGCACGCCGCGGCGCGGCGGCCGAAGCGAAAATGAGTGTAAAGGCTGAACGTGAGCGGGCTGTTCAAGGTTAGGCAGCTAGACTTTTTCGCTTAACAAGCTTTGCGGCGACGCTATCGGCGAGTGTTCTTGGGCAGGTTTGCCTTGTTGGGCATCCATAAAACCGGGCTTCAATCCTTTTTCTTCGAATTGCCGTCTCAGGTAGTCGAGACGCGCGTTAATTTTTTCGACCGTATCGGCCGATTCGCTCCAGAAACGGGTGTTGACGCTACCGTCGTAACAGGAGAGCTTGCAATGTATTGTAGCAAGTTCCGGCGGGGTAATGGTAATGCTCACTACCCAGTTGTTCTGTCCGGCCGGGTTGCCGTTGCCGTCTCGATCGTGCTCCACGACCAGTTCCAGCAGGTCCGGCTTACCGTTTTGCAGGAAAGGCAGCTCCAACACCCAAACCTGACGCGGCGCATCGTCTTTCGGCAACGAATGCAACTGGTCCAAGGTTAATTTCGCCAGACTGCCCTCGGCTTGCTGCAACAGCTCTCTCAGCAGCGGTTCTCTGGCGGAGGCGGAATGTTCCGCCGCAGCCGGTTTCAATTCCAGCGCCAATTGCGCAATAAACTTGCTCAGTCTGAGCTTGAAATCGTCCGCTAACGTAGGCGGCGCCTGCTGCCGGCCGGCTTGCGCCAATTGCGCTTCCAGGAACAGGCCGGAGCGAGCGACGGCTGTTTTCAGATCGTTGGGTTGGAACAACGCCGATTTATCCGGAATCGCCCGCAAAATCTGCAAAGCCAGATGTTTCAGGGTTTCGCCGACGGTTTTATCGGCAATTAATTCACCGACGGCATGGTCCAGCCGGTTCAGCATGAGCAGGGGCGAACTTTGCTGCGGCAGGGCTTGTTTGAAAGCGGCGGCGACCAGTTCAGCTTCCAAGTCCGCCGGCGCCAGGCTGACGCTGAACAATGGCGGCGCTCCGGCCTTCACAAGTTGCAATTCGATGCGGCTACCCGGCACCAGCGCCGGTTTGGCCGGATCGGCTTCGAGCAATTGCCGGCTATCCAGCGTGATCGGCTGAGCTGGCGAATGGCCGGCGGCGTTATCGGTTGCGATTTGGCCGGATGCCGGCAATGGCATAGCCAGTTGCAGCGTCACCCCCTGTTTGCCGACGCTGAGCACCTGGGCCGGCACGGTCTGGCCGAGTTGCAGGTTTGGTAACGGATTGCCGGCTGCCGGCGCGGCGGCAGTGGTCAGTTTCAGCAGTGTCGCTTCGCCGCCGGTCGTTGGCTTGGCATTGGCCGGTAGCGGCGGCGCGATCAATTTGAATTCCGGCGTCGGCAATAATTTGACCACTTGCAGCTGCAAGCTTTGGCCGGCAGCGAACGGCAAGGGCAGGGGCGTCTGCAGTGTCAAGGTCTTGCCGGCCATGTTTACCGTCAGCAGATTCAATTGGGCTTGATTGACGGCGATCTTGGCTTCCAGAACCTGATTCAGTTTCAGCTCCGGAAAGGCGGCGCTGACTTTGTTCAGGGCGGCTTGCAGATTGGCATCCAGCGGCAGTTTGATTTCCACGAGCGTCACCTTGCCGCCGGCACGACGGCTATTCCAGCGCCAGAATAAACGCCCACTGCTCGGCGCTGACCGGCATGATCGACAGCCGATTGCCGCGGCGCAACAAAGCCAGCTCACCCAGCTCGGATTTGGTTTTCAGCTCGCGCAAGCTGATCGTGCGCGACAGTTTGCGCACGAACTTGACGTCGACCATGAACCAGGTCGGCTTATCCGGATGGCTTTTCGGATCGAAATGCTTGTCGTCCGGATCGAACGCCGTGAAATCCGGATAACTTTCCCTGACCACCTCGGCAATGCCGACGACGCCGGGCTCGTCGCAATTGGAGTGGTAAAACAAGATTTGGTCGCCGATTTTCATCTCGTCGCGCATCATGTTGCGTGCCTGGTAATTGCGGACGCCGTCCCAATGTTCGGTTTGCTGCGGCCGCGCATATAAATCGTCGATACCGAAGGTTTCCGGTTCCGATTTCATCAGCCAATAACGCATAAATTCTCCTTGATATTCGAATCGGTCTACTGTCGGCCAAAACCGGCCGGTAGCGGAAACCGGGGCCGGCCTTAGTTTATCAAGTTATAGCCATAACCATAGCCAAACTGCCGCAATTGCATACCCGCCGTAACGCAGCGAGTCATGGCAACGCAATCCAAAACTTGGACTATGTTTACGCTACCCAGCAACAACGCTAGAGCCGACTAGCCAGTCGCGGCGCTTGGCTGGCCCCTTTGCAATTGACCCCCAACCAGGAGTTTCATGCTTACCAGCCTAAGAATTTGGCCGAATCTGTTATGCCTGTTGGCCGGCATCGTTTTCGGATTTCCGCTAATCCACGCGCCGTTGAACCATCCTGTCAGCCGCATGGCGTCCGCCAATCCGGCTTATCGCGAACTGAGTCAGAATGCATTCATGGTGATGTCGAATCGGATTGAATTGAGCCGGGGGCGTTTGGTCCGCTATACCGACGCTGCCGGACAACTGCAAATCACTCGGATTCAGGGCATGCCGGGCGACCAAGTCGGTTTTGCCGGGCAAACCCTGACGGTGAACGCCCAGCCGGTGGCCGTGTATCCGCAACTGCGGATGGCGCAAGGCTCGTTAATCGTGCCGCAGGACGCGGTGTTCTGTTTTCCGGATATCGCCGCGGACATTGGCGGCAACGAACGCAATCTGCAGCAGTATCTGATTCCGGCCAATGTGTTGGACGGCAGCGTGCTCTATGTGTTGAACAACGATTCAACCGCTGCGGCAAATCCGGAGTTTTTCGGTTACGGTTACGGATTGTTACTGGCCTATTTGATCGTGTTTCTGGCCCTGGCCAGAAATAAAGATCGCTTGCATCCGGCGGTTTACTATCCGGTGCGCTGGGTCGTCGGCCTGAATCTGCTGGTCTGGGTTTTACTTGCCGGTTACGGGATTTACGTCGGTTTATCCGGAATCGTGCCGTCGATCTATTTCATTTTTCTGTCGGCATTGGCGTATTTGGGCTTGTCGGCGGCCGCGGCGAGTACTTCTGCTTTGGCGGTCGGGCTATTGGCCTTGCTGGTCATTTTTGCCGATAAGCCGATCTTGGGCCAGGCCGGTCCGAATTCCTGATTCAACTCAATCGCTCGCTATGGAAAACATTCACACCCTGATCGAAAACGTCGAACGCGTCATCGTCGGCAAACGGCCGGTCATCGAACTGGCTTGCGTCGCCATCCTTTGCAAAGGTCACATTCTGCTGGAAGACGTGCCCGGAACCGGCAAAACCATGTTGGCGCGGGCATTGGCGCGGTCGATCCAAGTCGACATGAAG comes from the Methylomonas sp. EFPC3 genome and includes:
- a CDS encoding DUF87 domain-containing protein translates to MNHTQNILIGHLTEVRGDGMDARIIEEHSTAAPIIRLGDEEILAGHIGSYVVIRQSHIGVLALVFKMWERDRFDSAGNRATDRFIALIPVGELTENNVFIRGVRHYPTPGAAVYAVGLSEINAIFSKFRDYQFFIGQLASHKDYHLSLDPRALFGRHFAIIGQSGSGKSWTVTSLIQHTMKAMPKTHMVMLDLHGEYCWKRPDGSIESAFPADQVNYVDALDMEMPYWMMSYAELVDLFIDRDDNGASMQMAFMREILQQLKRKEAKAIGLASVTIDTPIYFSLAEMYMQFKAANEERKDFGKTKGALFGQFDEFLVRMQSRFNDVRYDFLLKPKKRNSSDSMAGLLRQFVGLGDKKANITVVDLSSVPTDVRPAVSAQVGRLAYEFNYWNPSRREFPITLICEEAHAYIPREKNGQFDGTRKMMERIAKEGRKYGVSIGVVSQRPTELSETMLAQCSSFICLRTTNPDDQQYIRGLVPEAEGDLADILSSLGRGEALVLGEAAPLPTRVQIYRPSPEPKSNDVDYYTSWREGPEDLDVEGIVHNWRTQNRN
- the rpoS gene encoding RNA polymerase sigma factor RpoS, which codes for MMEETLDVIKDMDIPDFISFEDVEDDVVEVDPNENFKLTEIESGDSQSDSGFDATRAYLNELSKSQLLTADEEKIYGKRTQQGDPQARKIMIESNLRLVVKISRRYLNRGLPLLDLIEEGNLGLIRAVEKFDPDRGFRFSTYATWWIRQTIERAIMNQTRTIRLPIHIVKEMNIYLKAQRNLAQQLDHEPTVDEIAKHLDKPAKTVSKMLKLNERVTSVDVSFGKDFDKPLLETISEEESRNPAEILQDNFIQNNVTYWVYQLAEKQREVICRRYGLCGFENATLEQVALELGVTRERVRQIQMDGLKRLKEILETSGYSFESIFS
- the ppx gene encoding exopolyphosphatase, producing MPQQIPTSVAAVDLGSNSFHMIICSLHDGKLQTLDRLKEMVRLAAGLDSQKYLDQATQERALACLERFGQRIRNFPPNSVAIVGTNTLRIAKNSQQFIKKAERALGHPIHIISGIEEARLIYQGVAHSLASNANNRFVMDIGGSSTEYIIGRNDVAHTKESLNMGCVTVSQLFFKNGDINKRAFRKATLFAEQHLEPFQNTFHSQNWDEAIGASGSLKAISNVLQTSGWSNNGITLAGMEQLVAQLLKLDKVEQINFPALSLERRPVFIGAVAIVYATFKTLHIEQMTVSDGALREGLVYDLLGRIYNDDIRSQTSKLIAARYHTDQRHSEQLQDTLRYIVRQLESHPCFQDNPASLQFLVWAAELHEIGFEIAHSHYHKHSAYILENGDLAGFSKQDQLLLSKLVRSHRKKLRLERFADLPHPWRQNAPIMAIVFRLATVLHRNRHSQRADFKIDIDGNTIKLAFPEGWLEQAPLTYADLKKEMHYLEDANFELIIDQC
- a CDS encoding ABC transporter ATP-binding protein, with product MTALSIQNLKKTYSNGFEALKGVDLEVERGDFFALLGPNGAGKSTLIGIISSLVNKTSGKVSIFDHDLDTDPVAAKTCIGAVPQEINFNQFETCFSVVFNQAGYYGIPRKLAMQRTEQCLRQVELWDKRDTVSRRLSGGMKRRLMIARAMVHSPRLLILDEPTAGVDIEIRRSMWEMMQAVNKQGTTIILTTHYLEEAESLCRNIAIIDNGQIIEKSAMHQLLGRMHTDHFVLDVGRSLSGVPAIPGYHIELVSERSLEVAVPKSLGLNRLFQELSARQIEVLSLRNKSNRLEQLFLDLVQ
- a CDS encoding ABC transporter permease, whose amino-acid sequence is MNYSVAFSTILIKEIRRFTRIWPQTLLPPAITTALYFLIFGKLIGDRIGLVHGVRYMDYIVPGIILMSVISHSYSNVVSSFYSTKFQRHIEELLVAPVPNYVILSGYVCGGIARGVLVGLVVAGISMAFTDTAILHWDIAAAVFVLTATLFALAGFINAVFADSFDDISIIPNFILTPLSYLGGVFYSVEMLPGIWQKVAQGNPILYMINAFRYGMIGVSDVQIQIAFAMTAGFILLLAGLSLFLLHKGIGIKN